The following are from one region of the Thermococcus cleftensis genome:
- a CDS encoding caspase family protein: protein MKKLSAIVVVLVVLLSLPMVASVQQRHGIDYSKPLYAEDVTIGHKITVDYIPKAGGFRGGRGGGTSTTTAATGILGAPVEGEKYAIVIGIADYPGTSSDLQYTDDDAQLVYDTLINVYGFKPENVILLLNMDASFYNIYNAVMELKSKVQPGDEVVFYFSGHGSTGRADDGDDEVIDEAIVTHDGNPDGSFILIWDGQLRAWFEDFPTDRIIFIFDSCYSGGMTDLAADGRIVVMASGEREFSLESAEWGHGQFTYYFFLEGINEGYADVYDHDGDPATPDVTVEEAFDYTFANCEQQTPVIADGFTNDLLP, encoded by the coding sequence ATGAAGAAGCTTTCAGCCATAGTTGTGGTGTTAGTAGTTCTGCTAAGTCTACCAATGGTCGCCTCTGTCCAGCAGAGGCACGGGATAGACTACTCCAAACCCCTGTACGCAGAGGACGTGACGATAGGGCACAAGATAACTGTAGACTACATTCCAAAGGCCGGAGGATTCCGCGGCGGAAGAGGTGGAGGAACAAGCACCACAACCGCAGCAACAGGTATCCTCGGAGCCCCAGTTGAGGGTGAAAAGTATGCGATAGTCATAGGCATAGCCGACTATCCGGGCACATCAAGCGACCTCCAGTACACGGACGATGATGCTCAGCTGGTCTACGATACGCTGATTAACGTCTACGGCTTCAAGCCAGAGAACGTAATCCTCCTCCTCAACATGGACGCGAGCTTCTACAACATATACAACGCGGTTATGGAGCTCAAGTCGAAGGTCCAGCCGGGAGATGAGGTTGTGTTCTACTTCAGCGGTCACGGTTCAACCGGAAGGGCCGATGATGGGGACGACGAGGTAATTGACGAAGCGATAGTCACTCACGACGGGAACCCGGACGGAAGCTTCATCCTTATATGGGACGGACAGCTAAGGGCCTGGTTCGAGGACTTCCCGACCGACAGGATAATATTCATCTTCGACAGCTGCTACTCTGGTGGAATGACCGATTTAGCTGCAGACGGCAGGATAGTCGTCATGGCCTCTGGGGAAAGGGAGTTCTCACTTGAGAGCGCCGAGTGGGGACACGGTCAGTTCACGTACTACTTCTTCCTTGAGGGCATCAACGAGGGCTACGCCGATGTCTACGACCACGATGGAGACCCCGCCACTCCAGACGTCACTGTCGAGGAGGCATTTGACTACACCTTCGCCAACTGCGAGCAGCAAACACCCGTTATAGCAGATGGTTTCACCAACGACCTCCTTCCATAA
- the wtpB gene encoding tungstate ABC transporter permease WtpB: protein MKRDYTLYFFAALGSFLVVYIALPLVVILVKQAADLEMLVKTLHDSYVIEALINSLTTATATALIALLFGVPLGYVLARKEFPGKSLVQAIVDVPIVIPHSVVGIMLLVTFSSAILDSYTGIIAAMLFVSAPFAINAARDGFLAVDEELEYVARTLGASRLRAFFSVALRIAFPSIASGAIMTWARAISEVGAILIIAYYPKTAQVLVMEYFNNYGLRASRPISVILIVMSLTVFVILRWLVGRKANA, encoded by the coding sequence ATGAAACGGGACTACACCCTCTACTTCTTCGCCGCGCTGGGAAGCTTCCTCGTCGTCTACATAGCCCTCCCGCTGGTCGTCATACTGGTCAAGCAGGCCGCTGACCTGGAGATGCTCGTCAAGACCCTCCACGACTCCTACGTAATCGAGGCCCTCATCAACTCCCTCACAACAGCGACTGCAACCGCGCTTATAGCACTCCTCTTCGGCGTTCCCCTCGGCTACGTTCTGGCGAGGAAGGAGTTCCCGGGAAAAAGCCTCGTGCAGGCCATCGTGGACGTGCCCATAGTCATTCCCCATTCCGTCGTTGGAATAATGCTCCTCGTTACCTTTTCGAGCGCGATTCTCGACAGCTACACCGGCATAATAGCCGCGATGCTCTTCGTCTCGGCACCCTTTGCCATAAACGCCGCGCGCGACGGTTTTCTGGCGGTCGATGAGGAGCTGGAATACGTAGCCAGAACCCTGGGCGCCTCGAGGCTAAGGGCCTTCTTCTCAGTGGCCCTTCGGATAGCTTTCCCTTCGATAGCGAGCGGTGCGATAATGACGTGGGCGAGAGCCATAAGCGAGGTCGGTGCCATACTCATAATCGCCTACTACCCCAAAACGGCCCAGGTTCTCGTCATGGAGTACTTCAACAACTACGGCCTGAGGGCGTCGAGGCCGATTTCCGTGATTCTAATCGTGATGAGCCTCACAGTTTTCGTTATCCTGCGCTGGCTCGTGGGGAGGAAGGCCAATGCTTGA
- a CDS encoding protein-L-isoaspartate(D-aspartate) O-methyltransferase — translation MSDETGLRRLWERTVESLSSEGLIRSDAVRRAFLKYPRYLFVEKRHQKYAHLDEPLPIPAGQTVSAPHMVAIMLELADLKPGMNVLEIGTGSGWNAALISELVGTDVYTIERIPELVEFARQNLERAGVKNVHVFLGDGTLGFPPKAPYDRIIVTAGAPEVPKPLLEQLKPGGRLIIPVGSHHLWQELYVVEKTDDGRIRKRRWGSVVFVPLIGAHGWRG, via the coding sequence ATGTCTGACGAGACTGGGTTAAGGCGTTTGTGGGAGAGGACCGTTGAGAGCCTCTCCAGTGAGGGGTTGATACGGAGCGATGCCGTTAGGAGGGCTTTTCTAAAGTACCCCCGCTACCTCTTTGTCGAGAAGAGGCATCAAAAGTATGCCCATCTCGACGAGCCTCTGCCGATCCCAGCCGGGCAAACAGTGAGTGCCCCACATATGGTTGCAATAATGCTTGAGCTGGCAGACTTAAAACCGGGAATGAACGTCCTCGAGATAGGAACTGGCAGTGGCTGGAACGCGGCCCTAATCTCGGAACTCGTGGGGACCGACGTCTATACCATCGAGAGGATTCCCGAGTTGGTTGAGTTCGCGAGGCAGAACCTTGAAAGGGCGGGGGTAAAGAACGTCCACGTTTTCCTTGGTGACGGGACGCTCGGCTTTCCTCCGAAAGCCCCTTACGACAGGATAATTGTAACCGCCGGAGCGCCCGAGGTTCCAAAGCCCCTCCTCGAGCAGCTCAAACCTGGGGGGCGGCTGATAATACCTGTGGGAAGCCACCACCTGTGGCAGGAGCTGTACGTTGTGGAGAAGACTGATGACGGAAGGATAAGAAAAAGGCGCTGGGGCAGCGTTGTCTTCGTGCCCCTCATAGGGGCGCACGGCTGGCGGGGGTAG
- a CDS encoding DUF58 domain-containing protein has product MERLTWLVLLTLAPFSLAILTGVVGLAYASFIPASVLVYGILSEPPSGIVVERDVGSRKLAVGGTAEVRVRLVVEGGSGFVFIGDVTSPGLEVVGKNRHVFFKKPGKRLVVEYSYKIHPLKKGSHSLSPVEVIGRDFLGIKDGTYVLAGEEVEIEAYPRVGGIRRLILSKLRTRERRASNHVAPLGPTSTDFREIREYRPGDSLRTINWKATARLGKVLVNEYEPEGRATVMVYLDTTESTAVGSAFHGSLESSLGLVMSLVSLLLRNDFKVGLYLVGSRRIITPRSGVQAVSTFARAVLSAGPSVHHEESLPLAVERSRTSVRGGVAVAVLVTNLTPYNLDDVKNAIERLRAAFDCRVVVVDVNPYGQFGDVPLALSALHKEGLSEDLKASVVHWNPLEEDVGVAVKKVVGGVFSAL; this is encoded by the coding sequence ATGGAACGGCTGACGTGGCTGGTTCTGCTCACCCTGGCCCCGTTCTCGCTGGCAATCCTAACGGGCGTCGTCGGGCTGGCCTACGCCAGCTTTATCCCAGCGTCGGTTCTTGTTTACGGCATTCTCTCGGAACCTCCCTCCGGCATCGTCGTCGAGAGGGACGTTGGGAGCAGAAAGCTGGCTGTGGGGGGGACGGCGGAAGTTAGGGTTCGCCTGGTGGTCGAGGGAGGTTCCGGCTTCGTGTTCATTGGAGACGTCACCTCGCCCGGGCTGGAGGTGGTGGGAAAGAACAGGCACGTCTTCTTCAAGAAGCCCGGGAAAAGGCTGGTCGTGGAGTACAGCTATAAGATCCACCCCCTAAAAAAGGGTTCCCACTCCCTTTCGCCGGTTGAGGTAATAGGGCGGGACTTTCTGGGGATAAAGGACGGAACCTACGTTCTGGCCGGGGAGGAGGTGGAGATCGAGGCTTATCCCAGGGTTGGCGGGATTCGGAGGCTGATTCTTTCAAAGCTCCGGACCAGGGAGAGGAGGGCCTCGAACCACGTGGCACCTCTGGGGCCGACTTCGACGGACTTCAGGGAGATAAGGGAGTACCGGCCTGGGGATTCTCTCAGGACGATAAACTGGAAAGCAACCGCGCGGCTTGGGAAGGTTCTCGTCAATGAGTACGAGCCCGAAGGACGCGCCACCGTGATGGTTTACCTGGACACGACGGAGAGTACGGCGGTTGGAAGCGCTTTCCATGGCTCTCTTGAAAGCTCCTTGGGTCTCGTTATGTCCCTCGTGAGCCTTCTCCTCAGAAACGACTTCAAGGTGGGCCTCTATCTCGTGGGCTCCCGGAGAATTATCACGCCGAGAAGCGGGGTTCAGGCGGTATCAACGTTCGCCCGGGCCGTGCTGTCCGCTGGCCCGTCGGTCCACCACGAGGAATCGCTTCCCCTTGCGGTTGAGCGCTCCAGAACCTCGGTGAGGGGAGGGGTGGCGGTGGCTGTTCTCGTGACCAATCTGACCCCCTACAACCTTGATGATGTCAAAAACGCCATCGAGAGGCTCAGGGCCGCGTTCGACTGTAGGGTAGTGGTGGTGGACGTTAATCCGTACGGGCAGTTTGGAGACGTTCCGCTCGCGCTCTCTGCCCTCCACAAGGAAGGACTCTCCGAGGACCTAAAGGCATCGGTGGTTCACTGGAATCCACTGGAGGAGGACGTTGGAGTGGCTGTGAAAAAGGTCGTGGGGGGTGTTTTCAGTGCGCTTTGA
- a CDS encoding cyclase family protein has product MIVDLSVPISEDTSVYPDDPPVSVRLWAVIDRDGYYMNVLKMGEHTGTHVDAPAHFVPDGKTIDEMPLERFMGEGLVLDVRNGDGKIRLDEIPDSGYYDRIVLFLTGGRELSPEVALFLVAEGVKAVGTDAMSIGDEAVHRILLSEEVPIFENLVNLDSLIGRRFTFVGLPLRIEGGSGSPVRAVAIIGRD; this is encoded by the coding sequence ATGATAGTTGACCTCTCCGTCCCAATCTCAGAGGACACGTCCGTCTATCCAGACGACCCGCCGGTGAGCGTCAGGCTCTGGGCGGTCATCGACAGGGACGGTTACTACATGAACGTTCTGAAGATGGGCGAGCACACCGGAACCCACGTCGATGCTCCGGCCCACTTTGTTCCCGACGGCAAAACCATCGACGAGATGCCACTCGAACGCTTCATGGGGGAGGGCCTCGTTCTGGACGTCAGGAACGGCGATGGAAAGATCAGGCTCGATGAGATACCAGACTCTGGCTACTATGACAGGATCGTCCTGTTCCTGACGGGCGGGCGGGAGCTTTCGCCCGAGGTGGCGCTCTTCCTAGTGGCAGAAGGTGTCAAAGCCGTCGGTACCGATGCGATGAGCATCGGCGATGAGGCCGTCCACAGGATACTCCTGAGTGAAGAGGTCCCCATCTTCGAGAACCTCGTCAACCTTGATTCCCTCATCGGCAGGAGGTTCACCTTTGTGGGTCTTCCCCTGAGAATAGAGGGCGGCTCGGGAAGTCCCGTCCGGGCCGTGGCCATTATAGGACGGGATTGA
- a CDS encoding HAD-IB family phosphatase has translation MVRLIAFDLEGTLVKSISGWVELHKRFGTWEKGKEYAELFFSGKIDYAEWAELDASLWRGHTKEEIMEWVRSVEYMEGAGELIDFLRRNDFRIAILSSGLLCLARKVGEELGVDYVFANELIFDENGSITGKVNPIVDFRSKGAILRGLKEELKPELTVAVGDGYNDLSMFREADVAIAINPHEGVEGDHVVESLHEVREIIEGLIGGQ, from the coding sequence GTGGTAAGGCTCATAGCTTTTGACCTTGAGGGAACTCTCGTCAAGTCAATCTCGGGCTGGGTGGAGCTTCATAAGAGGTTCGGCACGTGGGAGAAGGGGAAGGAGTACGCGGAGCTTTTCTTCTCCGGAAAGATTGACTACGCGGAGTGGGCCGAGCTCGACGCGTCCCTCTGGAGGGGGCACACCAAGGAGGAGATAATGGAGTGGGTTCGCTCGGTCGAGTACATGGAAGGCGCGGGGGAGCTCATAGACTTCCTCCGGAGGAACGACTTCAGAATAGCCATTCTGAGCAGCGGCCTCTTGTGCCTCGCGAGAAAAGTGGGGGAAGAACTAGGCGTCGATTACGTCTTCGCCAACGAGCTGATATTCGACGAGAACGGCTCCATAACCGGGAAGGTGAATCCGATCGTGGACTTCAGGAGCAAGGGTGCCATACTGAGGGGCCTGAAGGAGGAGCTTAAACCGGAACTGACGGTGGCGGTTGGAGACGGCTACAACGACCTCAGCATGTTCCGCGAGGCGGACGTGGCAATAGCCATAAACCCGCACGAGGGCGTTGAGGGCGACCACGTCGTCGAGAGCCTCCACGAGGTCAGGGAGATAATCGAGGGCTTAATAGGGGGTCAGTGA
- the tsaA gene encoding tRNA (N6-threonylcarbamoyladenosine(37)-N6)-methyltransferase TrmO: MDVEPFKIIPVGYVRKNGETFIEILQKFHEAIDGLNEGDWIKLILWFHKSDNPEKRSVLKVHPYNNPENPLRGVFATRSPVRPNPLAIYAVRINRIEGNRLYIDWIDAHNGTPVVDIKILVERLDCPGRGRSRRKSLTSKHHGRLER; this comes from the coding sequence ATGGACGTTGAGCCCTTCAAGATTATCCCTGTCGGATACGTCAGGAAAAACGGCGAGACTTTCATAGAGATTCTACAGAAGTTCCACGAAGCCATAGACGGCCTCAACGAGGGGGACTGGATAAAGCTGATCCTCTGGTTTCACAAGAGTGACAACCCTGAAAAACGGAGCGTTCTGAAGGTTCACCCGTACAACAATCCTGAGAACCCCCTCAGGGGAGTCTTTGCAACACGCTCACCGGTCAGACCCAACCCCCTGGCCATCTACGCCGTTAGAATAAACCGTATCGAGGGGAACAGGCTCTATATCGACTGGATAGACGCCCACAACGGAACGCCGGTCGTGGACATAAAGATACTCGTGGAGAGGCTCGACTGTCCGGGGAGAGGCAGATCCCGGAGGAAGAGCTTGACATCGAAGCATCATGGCAGATTAGAGAGGTAA
- a CDS encoding AAA family ATPase, translating into MLGIEQAREISREIVETISEVFIGNEVVVRKTLAAALVNGNVLFEDYPGLGKTLLAKAFAKTLGLNYKRVQFTPDLLPADILGTKVWRQNQGTFELIKGPIFTNVLLADEINRAPPKTQSALLEAMEERQVTIEGETFPLEKPFFVIATQNPIEFEGTYPLPEAQLDRFLLRLRVGYPKRLEDEVAILEARLEWGKDDPTVDLKPVIDRETFLEMQGLVERKIFISGDLLRYIVELVRNARADGRVEAGPSPRGAIALMKVAKANALLEGRDFVLPDDIKDFALDVLAHRIVIKPEYAFEGVSGEEVVREALKKTPVPKGEEK; encoded by the coding sequence TTGCTCGGGATTGAACAGGCTCGTGAGATTTCCAGGGAGATAGTTGAAACGATCTCGGAGGTTTTTATTGGTAACGAGGTCGTCGTCAGGAAGACTCTGGCTGCCGCGCTTGTGAATGGGAATGTCCTCTTCGAGGATTACCCCGGACTGGGGAAGACGCTTTTAGCCAAAGCCTTCGCCAAGACTCTGGGATTGAACTACAAGCGCGTCCAATTCACTCCAGACTTACTCCCGGCCGACATTCTCGGAACCAAAGTCTGGCGCCAAAACCAGGGAACCTTTGAACTCATTAAAGGCCCAATCTTCACGAACGTCCTTCTCGCAGACGAGATAAACCGCGCACCTCCAAAAACCCAATCCGCCCTCCTGGAAGCCATGGAGGAGCGACAGGTGACGATTGAGGGTGAAACCTTCCCGCTTGAGAAGCCCTTCTTCGTCATTGCAACCCAGAATCCGATTGAGTTTGAGGGGACTTACCCATTGCCCGAGGCTCAGTTGGATCGTTTTCTGCTCCGCTTGCGTGTGGGTTATCCGAAGCGTTTGGAGGACGAGGTGGCGATCCTTGAGGCGAGGCTGGAGTGGGGCAAGGACGATCCGACGGTTGATTTGAAGCCAGTCATCGATCGGGAAACCTTCCTTGAGATGCAGGGGCTGGTTGAAAGAAAAATCTTCATCAGCGGTGACTTGTTGAGGTACATAGTCGAACTCGTCAGGAATGCCCGTGCCGACGGTCGTGTGGAGGCCGGCCCGAGTCCCAGGGGCGCGATAGCGCTGATGAAAGTCGCCAAGGCGAATGCTTTACTTGAGGGCAGGGACTTCGTGCTCCCCGACGACATCAAGGACTTCGCCCTAGACGTTCTGGCGCATAGGATTGTCATCAAGCCTGAGTACGCCTTTGAGGGGGTGAGTGGAGAGGAGGTCGTCAGGGAGGCCCTCAAGAAAACCCCCGTGCCCAAGGGCGAGGAAAAATGA
- the wtpC gene encoding tungstate ABC transporter ATP-binding protein WtpC: MLEVKGVSKDWKEFRLREISFDVSEGEHFIILGPSGAGKTVLLEIIAGIIEPDSGRVFLDGEDITDLPPERRGLAYIPQNYALFPHMSVFDNIAFGLKLRGVPRPQIERKVREIADVLGIDHLLHRRPKTLSGGEQQRVAIARALVIEPPLVLMDEPFANLDVQTRAKLMGEMKRWRKELGFTALHVTHSFEEAISLGDRVGVMLDGRLVQVGPVREVFSRPASEEVARFLGFENIIEGTAEGRILKTNGVEIELPVEASGRVRVGLRPEDIILSLGPIKTSARNEFAAVVESVEELGPLVRVHLAVGGLYLRAFITRSSMLEMGITKGKKVYVSFKASALHVF; encoded by the coding sequence ATGCTTGAGGTTAAGGGAGTCTCCAAGGACTGGAAGGAGTTCCGGCTGAGGGAGATAAGCTTTGACGTGAGCGAGGGAGAGCACTTCATAATCCTCGGCCCGAGCGGAGCAGGGAAGACGGTGCTCCTTGAGATAATAGCGGGCATAATCGAGCCCGACTCGGGCAGGGTTTTCTTGGACGGTGAGGACATAACCGACCTGCCTCCCGAGAGAAGGGGCCTGGCCTACATTCCCCAGAACTACGCGCTGTTTCCTCACATGAGCGTCTTTGACAACATAGCCTTCGGGCTTAAACTCCGGGGCGTCCCGAGGCCTCAGATTGAGAGGAAGGTCAGGGAAATCGCGGACGTGCTTGGAATAGATCACCTCCTCCACCGCAGGCCAAAAACACTGAGCGGTGGGGAGCAGCAGCGCGTGGCGATAGCGAGGGCCCTCGTCATCGAACCGCCGCTCGTTCTGATGGACGAGCCCTTCGCCAACCTCGACGTCCAGACGAGGGCCAAGCTTATGGGCGAGATGAAGCGCTGGAGGAAGGAGCTGGGCTTCACCGCTCTGCACGTCACCCACTCCTTCGAGGAGGCCATAAGCCTGGGTGACCGCGTTGGCGTGATGCTCGATGGAAGGCTCGTCCAGGTCGGCCCGGTCAGGGAGGTCTTCTCAAGGCCGGCGAGCGAAGAAGTTGCACGCTTCCTCGGCTTCGAGAACATCATCGAGGGAACCGCGGAGGGGAGGATTCTCAAAACAAACGGTGTTGAGATAGAGCTCCCGGTTGAGGCAAGTGGAAGGGTCCGCGTTGGTTTGAGGCCCGAGGATATAATCCTGTCCCTTGGGCCCATAAAAACCTCCGCGAGAAATGAATTCGCGGCCGTGGTTGAGTCGGTTGAGGAGCTCGGCCCCCTGGTCAGGGTTCACCTGGCGGTGGGCGGGCTTTACCTCAGAGCCTTCATAACTCGCTCCTCGATGCTTGAGATGGGAATAACCAAGGGAAAGAAGGTTTACGTCAGCTTTAAAGCCAGCGCCCTCCATGTATTTTAG
- a CDS encoding ribonuclease P protein component 4 — MGKKFIRKREQREKRRIARERIETLFTLAERAFPYEPELANRYVEIALAVQQKARIRMPRKWKRRYCRRCHSFLVPGKNARVRLRSRPYPHVVVKCLNCGHIMRYPYLREKKGKRKGVGR; from the coding sequence ATGGGAAAGAAGTTCATCAGGAAGAGGGAGCAGAGGGAAAAGAGGAGAATAGCCCGGGAGAGAATCGAGACGCTCTTCACGCTGGCGGAGAGGGCCTTCCCCTACGAGCCGGAACTCGCCAACAGATACGTCGAGATAGCACTGGCAGTTCAGCAGAAGGCAAGGATAAGAATGCCGAGGAAGTGGAAGAGGCGGTACTGCAGGCGGTGCCACTCGTTCCTCGTTCCCGGAAAGAACGCCCGCGTCAGGCTCAGGAGCAGGCCGTACCCCCACGTGGTGGTCAAGTGCCTCAACTGCGGTCACATAATGCGCTACCCGTACCTGCGGGAGAAGAAGGGGAAAAGAAAGGGGGTGGGGCGTTAG
- a CDS encoding adenosylhomocysteinase translates to MECTKDYCVKDISLAPSGEKKIDWVSRFMPVLQHIRADFEKRKPFKGIRIATTLHLEMKTAFLLLTLKAGGAEVSAAASNPLSTQDDVVAALAKAGVKVYAIRGESREEYYENMHRALDIRPNIIIDDGADMISVVHRERGELIDEIWGASEETTTGVIRLRAMERDGVLKFPIIAVNDSYTKYLFDNRYGTGQSTWDGIIRTTNLLVAGKNVVVVGYGWCGRGIAMRARGLGATVIVVEVDPIRALEARMDGFLVMDMNEAAKVGDIFVTSTGNIKCIRREHFELMKDGVIMANAGHFDVEIWKPDLEELAVEISEPRPNITEYKLADGRRLYLLAEGRLVNLAAADGHPAEIMDMSFALQAKAAEYIKENHERLEPKVYVLPREIDEMVARIKLRAMGIRIEELTEEQRKYLESWEHGT, encoded by the coding sequence GTGGAATGCACGAAGGACTACTGCGTCAAGGACATCTCCCTCGCCCCGAGCGGGGAGAAAAAAATTGACTGGGTGTCAAGGTTCATGCCGGTCCTTCAGCATATAAGGGCCGATTTCGAAAAGAGAAAGCCATTCAAAGGGATAAGGATAGCGACCACGCTACACCTTGAGATGAAGACCGCTTTTCTGCTCCTAACCCTGAAGGCGGGCGGTGCAGAGGTTTCCGCCGCCGCGAGCAATCCGCTGTCAACGCAGGACGACGTCGTCGCGGCTCTGGCGAAGGCAGGGGTGAAGGTCTACGCGATTCGGGGAGAGAGCCGGGAGGAGTACTACGAGAACATGCACCGCGCTCTGGACATAAGGCCCAACATCATCATCGACGACGGGGCAGACATGATAAGCGTTGTTCACCGAGAGAGGGGAGAGCTTATCGACGAAATCTGGGGCGCGAGCGAGGAGACAACAACGGGCGTTATAAGGCTCCGCGCGATGGAGAGGGACGGCGTGCTGAAGTTCCCGATAATAGCGGTGAACGACAGCTACACGAAATACCTCTTCGACAACCGCTACGGGACGGGACAATCGACCTGGGACGGGATAATAAGAACCACCAACCTTTTGGTGGCAGGCAAGAACGTCGTCGTTGTCGGCTACGGCTGGTGCGGAAGGGGCATAGCGATGCGCGCCCGGGGACTGGGAGCGACGGTCATAGTTGTGGAGGTCGACCCGATTAGAGCGTTAGAAGCGAGAATGGACGGGTTCCTGGTCATGGACATGAATGAGGCGGCGAAGGTAGGCGACATCTTCGTTACATCAACGGGCAACATAAAGTGTATTCGCAGGGAGCACTTCGAGCTGATGAAGGACGGCGTTATAATGGCTAACGCGGGCCACTTCGACGTGGAGATATGGAAGCCGGACCTGGAGGAGCTGGCCGTTGAGATAAGCGAGCCGAGGCCCAACATCACCGAGTACAAGCTGGCAGATGGAAGGAGGCTGTACCTCCTAGCGGAGGGCAGGCTGGTGAACCTCGCCGCGGCCGACGGCCACCCGGCGGAGATAATGGATATGAGCTTCGCCCTGCAGGCTAAGGCCGCCGAGTACATAAAGGAAAACCACGAGAGGCTTGAGCCAAAGGTCTACGTCCTTCCAAGGGAGATCGACGAGATGGTGGCGAGAATCAAGCTGAGAGCGATGGGAATAAGGATTGAGGAGCTCACGGAGGAGCAGAGAAAATACCTTGAGAGCTGGGAGCACGGAACTTGA
- a CDS encoding cell wall-binding repeat-containing protein encodes MMGKKVVAVLFGLLMLAMPFTISSVSAETSVTVILVSDNAADKAIAEYLANETGAVVVTTTWGTYDPNVTAEIMSYAPDEVIIIGGPEAVVEEYVSDLQELGITVERWGGQNRYETNIMVMEQAQVRFQLQFNGSVVVAGNDTLAIRNALRIAVQNGAMITYVNASTNVTRLMERLQVRNVTLISTNASETVMEQVKNQLRACNCTSKEVRANVTREDVLMLMEQVRERLMEIEAIANVTNSTGLMEQVRLMERLMETANQSIQEGRYEEAYGTLVKLQAQTEFALKMANGEMRVAMKTNQRLALEVEMEKLEAQIRVMEKAGIDVSAINALMEQLKEAIKNGQYDEAKEMMNQIKTMLREAYTSGRDAIRANVPGSRGPGKFGP; translated from the coding sequence ATGATGGGTAAGAAAGTGGTGGCGGTCCTGTTCGGACTGCTGATGTTGGCGATGCCGTTCACGATCAGCAGCGTCAGTGCTGAGACGAGCGTGACAGTCATACTCGTGAGCGACAACGCGGCCGATAAGGCCATTGCGGAGTACCTCGCCAACGAGACGGGGGCTGTGGTTGTCACGACGACGTGGGGAACTTACGACCCGAACGTTACGGCTGAGATCATGAGCTACGCCCCGGACGAGGTCATCATAATCGGCGGTCCTGAGGCCGTCGTGGAGGAGTACGTCAGTGACCTTCAGGAGCTGGGGATAACCGTTGAACGCTGGGGCGGCCAGAACAGGTACGAGACCAACATTATGGTGATGGAACAGGCCCAGGTCAGGTTCCAGCTCCAGTTCAACGGAAGCGTTGTCGTTGCCGGCAACGACACCCTCGCCATTCGGAACGCCCTTAGGATAGCCGTTCAGAACGGTGCCATGATAACCTACGTGAACGCCAGCACCAACGTGACCCGCCTGATGGAGAGACTCCAGGTCAGGAACGTGACTTTGATTTCCACCAACGCCTCCGAGACCGTGATGGAACAGGTCAAGAACCAGCTCCGCGCCTGCAACTGCACCTCCAAAGAGGTCAGGGCCAACGTCACCAGGGAGGACGTTCTTATGCTAATGGAGCAGGTGAGGGAGAGGCTGATGGAGATTGAGGCGATAGCGAACGTCACCAACTCCACGGGGCTGATGGAGCAGGTTCGTCTGATGGAGCGGCTTATGGAGACCGCTAACCAGAGTATCCAGGAGGGACGGTACGAAGAAGCCTATGGAACCTTGGTTAAGCTCCAGGCTCAGACGGAATTTGCCCTCAAGATGGCAAACGGTGAGATGAGGGTCGCCATGAAAACCAACCAGAGGCTCGCGCTTGAGGTGGAGATGGAGAAGCTGGAGGCCCAGATAAGGGTGATGGAAAAGGCCGGCATAGACGTGAGCGCCATAAACGCCCTGATGGAGCAGCTCAAGGAGGCCATAAAGAACGGTCAGTACGATGAAGCCAAGGAGATGATGAACCAGATAAAGACTATGCTGCGCGAGGCCTACACCAGCGGCCGAGACGCGATAAGGGCAAACGTGCCGGGCTCACGCGGGCCTGGAAAGTTCGGCCCTTGA